A genomic window from Acinetobacter lwoffii includes:
- a CDS encoding MBL fold metallo-hydrolase, with amino-acid sequence MSNLPIVKDFFHEDTNTFSYVVRDPATKACAIIDSVLDYDPASASTSTIHADKIIAYIKEQGLTVEWILETHVHADHLTAAQYLKEELGGKIAMSQKIGIVQETFGAIYHLDIKQWNAQQLFDYLFEDHESFQIGTLKAYNIPTPGHTPACLSYVIGDAVFVGDTLFMPDYGTARCDFPRGSAEQLYDSVQSLFQLPEDTRVFLCHDYLPETRESYVCESDIQTQKKQNIHIHQGISKAEFAQMRNQRDSGLSMPKLILPAIQINMKAGQFPEPEQNGVSYLKLPINYFK; translated from the coding sequence ATGTCAAATTTACCTATAGTAAAAGATTTTTTTCACGAAGATACCAATACCTTCAGTTATGTTGTACGTGATCCGGCGACCAAAGCCTGCGCCATTATTGATAGCGTTCTGGATTATGATCCGGCATCAGCAAGTACATCCACTATTCATGCCGATAAAATTATTGCCTATATTAAAGAGCAGGGTTTAACGGTCGAGTGGATTCTCGAAACCCATGTCCATGCTGATCATTTAACTGCAGCGCAATATCTCAAAGAAGAACTGGGTGGCAAAATTGCCATGAGCCAGAAAATTGGTATTGTTCAGGAAACTTTTGGCGCGATTTATCATCTAGATATTAAACAATGGAATGCCCAGCAGCTCTTTGATTATTTATTTGAAGATCATGAGTCGTTCCAAATTGGAACATTGAAAGCCTATAACATTCCAACACCGGGACATACGCCTGCTTGCCTGAGTTATGTGATTGGCGATGCGGTTTTTGTGGGTGATACGTTGTTCATGCCAGATTATGGTACAGCACGTTGTGATTTTCCGCGAGGCAGCGCAGAACAGCTTTATGATTCGGTGCAAAGCCTGTTTCAGTTGCCAGAAGATACCCGGGTCTTTTTATGTCATGACTATCTGCCTGAAACACGTGAATCGTATGTGTGTGAATCTGATATACAGACGCAGAAAAAACAGAATATCCATATTCATCAGGGAATCAGTAAAGCTGAATTTGCTCAGATGCGAAATCAGCGGGATTCAGGACTGAGTATGCCTAAGCTGATTCTACCGGCGATTCAGATCAATATGAAAGCAGGACAGTTTCCTGAGCCAGAACAAAACGGTGTTTCTTACCTCAAGCTTCCTATTAACTACTTCAAATAA
- a CDS encoding DUF6691 family protein has product MKNVFAFLFGALFSVGLMVSGMSNPEKVLDFLDLFGDWDASLAFVMMGAITVAFIPFQKALRTAQPKTVFNEPIDLPKNNQIDKKLITGAVLFGAGWGIAGICPAPSFTLIGLGHYQVLYFIVAMLVGVWIHRKWSGA; this is encoded by the coding sequence ATGAAAAATGTGTTTGCCTTTTTATTTGGTGCGCTGTTCTCTGTGGGATTGATGGTATCGGGCATGTCCAATCCGGAAAAAGTACTCGATTTCCTGGATCTGTTTGGCGATTGGGATGCCAGTCTGGCCTTTGTGATGATGGGCGCGATTACTGTGGCCTTTATTCCCTTCCAGAAAGCATTACGTACGGCGCAACCGAAAACAGTATTTAATGAACCTATTGATTTACCTAAAAATAATCAGATAGATAAGAAGCTGATCACGGGTGCGGTTTTATTTGGTGCAGGTTGGGGCATTGCCGGCATCTGTCCGGCGCCAAGTTTCACTTTGATCGGTTTGGGCCACTATCAAGTGCTCTATTTTATTGTAGCAATGCTGGTGGGTGTATGGATTCACCGTAAATGGTCAGGAGCTTAA
- a CDS encoding YeeE/YedE family protein — protein MHDFLIAFIGGLMLGLSVVGYLYVNGRIAGISGLIGQVLNSKTVFKTPAIWFLSGLILTPFIYGLFVQPEIELNASPLMMIVAGLLVGFGTRLGSGCTSGHGICGISRLSKRSIVATMTFMFAGFVAVYLIRHITGAF, from the coding sequence ATGCATGACTTCCTCATCGCATTTATTGGCGGTTTAATGCTCGGACTTTCTGTAGTTGGCTATCTTTACGTCAATGGCCGTATTGCAGGGATCAGTGGCTTGATTGGGCAGGTATTAAACTCAAAAACCGTATTTAAAACGCCTGCGATCTGGTTTTTATCAGGTTTGATCCTCACACCGTTTATTTATGGTCTGTTTGTACAACCAGAAATCGAATTGAACGCCAGCCCACTGATGATGATTGTGGCAGGTCTGCTGGTAGGTTTTGGAACACGCTTGGGTTCGGGCTGTACCAGTGGTCACGGAATTTGTGGTATCAGTCGCCTGTCTAAGCGTTCTATTGTCGCGACCATGACTTTTATGTTTGCAGGTTTTGTCGCTGTTTACCTTATCCGTCATATCACAGGAGCATTCTAA
- a CDS encoding ArsR/SmtB family transcription factor, whose translation MDMIAANAKIDFSQVDFVSQCLKVLANPDRLKILCVLVDGEMNVQEIEESTDIHQPTLSQQLTVLRKADMVGTRREGKQIFYRLSDPKVLSLMQKLYELYCAQPSS comes from the coding sequence ATGGATATGATTGCTGCAAATGCCAAAATTGATTTTTCACAGGTCGATTTCGTCAGCCAATGCCTAAAAGTTTTAGCCAATCCTGATCGTCTGAAAATCTTATGTGTCCTGGTTGACGGGGAAATGAATGTTCAGGAAATTGAAGAATCTACCGATATTCATCAACCTACACTTTCACAACAGCTGACTGTACTGCGTAAGGCCGACATGGTTGGCACCCGACGTGAGGGCAAACAGATTTTCTATCGTCTGAGTGACCCCAAGGTCTTGAGCCTGATGCAAAAGCTGTACGAGCTGTATTGCGCCCAGCCCTCTTCTTAG
- a CDS encoding YidH family protein, with the protein MSNLDDPRVLLALERTALAWNRSGLALIAFGFVIEKSNLLVQLVDPDTYAQKIAYSQWLGIAVIVFGMLVNFASILQYRRGLTSLRPPEFIEGYYTQYPVWLNLFTAFSGLLLIISFWLH; encoded by the coding sequence ATGTCAAATTTGGATGATCCACGGGTACTGCTTGCTTTGGAACGAACCGCTCTGGCGTGGAACCGGAGTGGTTTGGCATTAATTGCTTTTGGTTTTGTGATTGAAAAATCCAACCTGCTAGTGCAACTGGTGGACCCAGACACTTATGCACAGAAAATAGCTTATTCACAATGGTTGGGAATTGCGGTGATTGTATTTGGTATGTTGGTGAATTTCGCCTCAATCCTGCAATATCGACGGGGTTTGACATCACTGCGACCGCCGGAATTTATTGAAGGTTATTACACCCAGTATCCCGTATGGCTAAATCTGTTTACTGCTTTTAGCGGACTGCTTCTGATCATTTCTTTTTGGCTGCACTAA
- the dsbG gene encoding thiol:disulfide interchange protein DsbG, producing MNKINQVLGAGMFLIMSMHTQANIKQNIEKQGFVFVKQIPAPQGMTGWVGHEDQYSNTVFISNDDKYYIKGELFDAQGKSLSNEQIEKHMKKAVLDDVWKTLEKSTWIQDGKPDAPRVVYVFSDPNCPYCYKFWQAARPWVESGKVQLRHIQVGVIREESRGQVATLLNSKDPAAVFNDINKNKGKKQLKKMEKIPVEIAAKIDANQALMGKYGFFSTPSMVWKNNQGEFKSAQGLAMDVKEIFEQ from the coding sequence ATGAATAAAATTAACCAGGTGCTTGGTGCAGGCATGTTTCTGATCATGAGCATGCACACGCAGGCAAATATTAAACAGAATATTGAAAAACAGGGCTTTGTGTTTGTAAAACAGATTCCGGCACCACAAGGAATGACCGGCTGGGTGGGGCATGAAGACCAGTACTCCAATACGGTATTTATCTCCAATGATGATAAATACTATATCAAGGGCGAACTGTTTGATGCACAAGGGAAAAGCCTTTCCAATGAGCAGATTGAAAAGCATATGAAAAAAGCGGTATTGGACGATGTATGGAAAACCCTGGAAAAATCGACCTGGATCCAGGATGGCAAGCCAGATGCACCACGGGTGGTTTATGTCTTTTCCGATCCGAATTGCCCATATTGCTATAAATTCTGGCAGGCGGCCCGACCTTGGGTAGAATCAGGGAAGGTACAGCTGCGTCATATTCAGGTCGGTGTGATCCGTGAAGAAAGCCGTGGCCAGGTGGCAACACTATTGAATTCGAAAGATCCAGCGGCAGTTTTTAATGATATAAACAAGAATAAAGGCAAAAAGCAGCTCAAGAAAATGGAAAAGATTCCTGTCGAAATTGCTGCAAAAATTGATGCCAACCAGGCCCTAATGGGGAAATACGGCTTTTTCTCCACACCGTCGATGGTCTGGAAAAACAATCAGGGTGAATTTAAATCTGCTCAAGGCCTGGCGATGGATGTCAAGGAAATTTTTGAACAATAA
- a CDS encoding TlpA disulfide reductase family protein, whose protein sequence is MMISSDALHLGPLMLPWALIIVATGLMLLSAILFGLARKYSWSKQQLGKSQDLLWSSFLLGMLGARLIFVLLNAELYFAAPIDILKIQDKGFHLWGGVLLGALWYVIRNRQLQTRFKAILLIILVLWIGLGLAFKSSLKTEAAFPDLAFAGLEQERLGTDKVSLSQFIGQPTVINLWASWCPPCHREMPVLAKAAKQHPQVNFVMLNQGEEVATVNAYLRKHQFQFKHVLLDPYGELPQQLNSFGLPTTLFFNAQGQLVERHMGELSPAMLQQYLNRISDQP, encoded by the coding sequence ATGATGATTTCCAGTGATGCACTGCATCTGGGACCTTTGATGTTGCCCTGGGCACTTATTATTGTTGCCACTGGCTTGATGCTGTTATCTGCCATCCTGTTTGGATTAGCCAGAAAGTATTCATGGTCTAAACAGCAGCTTGGGAAAAGTCAGGATTTGCTCTGGAGCAGTTTTTTGCTGGGGATGCTGGGTGCGCGTCTTATTTTCGTTCTGCTCAATGCCGAGCTGTATTTTGCAGCACCCATCGACATACTGAAAATCCAGGACAAAGGTTTCCATTTATGGGGAGGGGTGCTGCTTGGTGCTTTGTGGTATGTCATTCGAAACAGACAGCTGCAGACCAGATTTAAAGCCATCTTGTTGATCATATTGGTACTCTGGATCGGGCTTGGGCTCGCGTTCAAATCCAGTCTAAAAACTGAAGCAGCGTTTCCTGATCTCGCCTTTGCTGGACTAGAACAGGAGCGTCTGGGTACAGACAAGGTTTCACTCAGCCAATTCATTGGCCAGCCCACGGTAATTAATTTGTGGGCGAGCTGGTGTCCGCCGTGTCACCGTGAAATGCCGGTGTTGGCTAAAGCAGCCAAGCAGCATCCTCAAGTGAATTTTGTCATGCTCAATCAGGGTGAGGAGGTAGCCACCGTAAATGCCTATTTAAGAAAACATCAGTTTCAATTTAAACATGTCCTGCTGGACCCATATGGTGAACTACCCCAGCAGCTGAATAGTTTCGGCCTGCCAACGACGCTGTTTTTTAATGCTCAAGGTCAGCTGGTCGAGCGGCATATGGGGGAACTCAGTCCGGCCATGTTGCAGCAATATTTAAACAGGATTTCAGATCAACCTTAA
- a CDS encoding response regulator: MFIVLVEDDPYIAQSICAALNYLNISVEHVSNARAADYFIRHSAVDLCLLDLGLPDQDGLDLLHSWRRDQIDLPVLVLTARLRTDQCVQALNAGADDYLTKPFELEELIARIHALTRRHRGFASNTLQFDELVLNRDTQTVIYQDQTVNLSRREFSLLETLMSHPNQILKNEQLIDKLYGFQDSIESNALNVHIYHLRQKLHPDLIQTIRGVGYIFKPFEQRHV; this comes from the coding sequence ATGTTTATTGTATTGGTTGAGGATGATCCCTATATCGCACAGAGCATTTGTGCTGCTCTGAACTATCTGAATATTTCAGTGGAGCATGTCAGTAACGCACGTGCTGCAGATTATTTTATCCGGCATAGTGCAGTCGATTTGTGTTTACTGGATTTAGGCCTGCCGGATCAGGATGGCCTGGACTTGCTGCACAGCTGGCGGCGCGACCAGATTGATCTCCCGGTACTGGTATTGACGGCGCGGCTGCGGACCGATCAGTGTGTTCAGGCCCTGAATGCCGGTGCCGATGACTATCTGACCAAACCCTTTGAACTGGAGGAACTGATTGCCCGGATTCATGCCCTCACCCGTCGCCACCGCGGCTTTGCCTCCAATACCCTGCAATTTGATGAACTGGTTCTAAATCGGGATACCCAGACTGTGATCTATCAAGACCAGACCGTGAATTTATCTCGCCGTGAATTCAGCCTGCTGGAAACCCTGATGAGCCACCCCAACCAGATCCTGAAAAATGAACAGCTTATTGACAAGCTCTATGGTTTTCAGGACTCTATAGAGAGCAATGCCCTGAATGTACACATTTATCACCTGAGACAAAAACTGCATCCAGATTTAATTCAGACCATTCGTGGTGTGGGATATATTTTCAAACCGTTTGAGCAGCGTCATGTTTAG